TGGCCGCCAATATATTTCGTCGCACTGTGAAGTACGAGATCAGCCCCAAGCTGGATAGGGTTTTGGAAATACGGCGTATAAAATGTATTATCAACGATAAACAAGAGGTGATTTTGTACGGAAATTTGGGATACTCTTTGTAAATCAGTAATTTTAAGGAGTGGATTGGTCGGCGTTTCAATGAAGATCGCTTTCGTATTTGGTTGTATCGCTGCCTCCACTTTTTCCGGATCGCTCGTGTCTACAAAAGTGGCTTCAATACCAATTCGTTGTAATACTTTACTTGCCAGCCTGTACGTGCCTCCGTATACATCATCGGTAAAAAGAATATGATCCCCTCTATCGAACAAGAGCATCACAGCTGTTATCGCGGCCATACCTGAACCGAATGCAAAGCCGGAATGTCCGCCTTCAAGCTCGGCAATCATCGTTTCTAAAGCCGCCCTGGTAGGGTTTCCTGTACGGGAATACTCATATCCGGAGTGCTGCCCCGCCTTCTGCTGCTTGTATGTGCTTACTTGATAAACAGGGACAGAAACGGCTCCTGTGCGGTCGTCCCCCGTGATGCCCCCATGTATGACCTTTGTTTTTTTCTTCATCGCTATATCCCGCCTTCGTATATGGATTTACTTAAATAACGTTCACTGCTGTCCGGGAAAATGGTGACAATGTTAGTTCCTGGCTGTGCGGCTTCCGCTTCTTTCAATCCGGCATATAAGCTTGCGCCTGAAGAGCTTCCAATGAGTAATCCTTCCTTTATTGCCGCTTCTTTAACGAGCCGAAAAGCATCCTTATCATTGACAGTATAGATCTTATCAAAGTGATTGGGATTCATGTATTCAGGGATAAATTCCATTCCGATTCCTTCTGTTTTATGCGGACCCGCAATTCCCCCATTTAAAATCGATCCTTCAGGTTCAACGATCACTGTTTTAATCTGATTGTTTTTCTCCTTTAAATATTGGGCTGTTCCTGTGAATGTTCCGCCTGTTCCTGAACCCGCAACAAAAATGTCGATTCGACCGTGCAGGTCCTCCCATATTTCCGGGGCAATTGTATCATAGTATGTCGATGGATTCACTCGGTTTTTAAACTGACTGACACAATAGGAACCGTTGATTTCACGTTCCAGCTCTAATGCCTTGTCTATTGCTCCCTTCATACCTTCAGATCTTGGTGTATAAATAATCTGTGCGCCGAGAG
This window of the Bacillus gobiensis genome carries:
- a CDS encoding PLP-dependent cysteine synthase family protein yields the protein MAVISDITELIGRTPLFHVTNFPLPKGVNLYAKLEMRNPGGSIKDRLGKKLIQDAFTSGKLAEGGTLIEATAGNTGIGLALCARKFGINVLLCVPEHFSQEKISLMKALGAQIIYTPRSEGMKGAIDKALELEREINGSYCVSQFKNRVNPSTYYDTIAPEIWEDLHGRIDIFVAGSGTGGTFTGTAQYLKEKNNQIKTVIVEPEGSILNGGIAGPHKTEGIGMEFIPEYMNPNHFDKIYTVNDKDAFRLVKEAAIKEGLLIGSSSGASLYAGLKEAEAAQPGTNIVTIFPDSSERYLSKSIYEGGI
- a CDS encoding bifunctional cystathionine gamma-lyase/homocysteine desulfhydrase; the protein is MKKKTKVIHGGITGDDRTGAVSVPVYQVSTYKQQKAGQHSGYEYSRTGNPTRAALETMIAELEGGHSGFAFGSGMAAITAVMLLFDRGDHILFTDDVYGGTYRLASKVLQRIGIEATFVDTSDPEKVEAAIQPNTKAIFIETPTNPLLKITDLQRVSQISVQNHLLFIVDNTFYTPYFQNPIQLGADLVLHSATKYIGGHSDVVGGLVVAANKELGEKLHFIQNSTGGILGPQDSWLLLRGIKTLGLRMEAHEKNAEKIAAYLIDHPQVKQVYYPGLATHTGHELAKTQSSGFGGMISFEIDEEKVDSFLSKLTFFVVAESLGAVESLISVPSRMTHASIPIERRLELGITEGLIRISAGIEDSSDLLEDLDQAFKAIG